The Gordonibacter urolithinfaciens genome contains a region encoding:
- a CDS encoding putative bifunctional diguanylate cyclase/phosphodiesterase: MDEQAKAGGWDGASAGAGRAGGERADAYRFALDTILDGMRANVYVTDPATDKILYMNRYMREDYGLDRPEGTLCWQTLQRNLDRRCPFCPVDKLEAAEPGRLVEWEETSSKTGRVYRNCDSLIRWFDGSLVHLQQSVDITDVKTASIDELTELLTRRVGKGRLQARMDRERDEGDVFSVCLFDINRLKEINDRFGHAEGDVVLRAAADAARSQLSGEEFAFRLSGDEFVCVVEGDAAEARGKMERADDLLSGRVKGDLRETGFCFGIVEVQGSDVAEVNEVLTMADERMYEQKRRLHIGRSEARAQEALERNSVLTDEDVGAFAFDVDLLYDALVDSTDDYLYVCNMKTGVFRYPQAMVEEFGLPAQVVADAAAVWGSHVHPDDRQAFLESNQDIVDGRTTRHCVEYRALNRAGEYVWLRCRGMLMHDGDGEPSLFAGFITNLEKKNKVDHLTGLFNKFEFEDVVRRALEARPDERLGLMVLGIDDLRHINDRYDRGFGDDVIRIIAHRIQSALVGRAYVYRLDGDEFAVVARGDDAATLPDVYQALHQSFRRQQTHEGKKFYCTLSAGCAQYPADAETYEDLVKFANYALEYAKAHGKKRRVPFSPSILAERSRTLELVERLRDSIEHDFEGFRLVFQPQVNAADGRVIGAEALARWSCDACGEVPPLEFIPLLEESGLIVPFGAWVLRRAMETAARWRAWNPDFVMSVNLSYRQLDEAKLVPSIAEALATTGLPPANLVVEMTESCFASSSEAAQKLFAGVRALGVRIAMDDFGTGYAALGMLKQSPADIVKIDRTFVRDIRDSTFDATFIRFVVELCHDVGIRVCLEGVEVPEEYEAVSGMGLDSIQGFLFGRPCPPDEFERKFLGKE, translated from the coding sequence ATGGACGAGCAGGCGAAGGCGGGCGGTTGGGACGGGGCGTCCGCGGGCGCCGGGCGCGCAGGCGGGGAAAGGGCCGACGCCTACCGGTTCGCGCTCGACACGATCCTCGACGGCATGCGCGCCAACGTGTACGTCACCGACCCCGCCACCGACAAGATCCTCTACATGAACCGCTACATGAGGGAGGACTACGGGCTGGACCGGCCCGAGGGCACGCTGTGCTGGCAGACGCTGCAGCGCAACCTGGACCGCCGCTGCCCGTTCTGCCCGGTGGACAAGCTCGAGGCCGCCGAGCCTGGCCGTTTGGTGGAATGGGAGGAGACGAGCTCGAAAACCGGCCGCGTGTACCGCAACTGCGACAGCCTCATCCGCTGGTTCGACGGCTCGCTCGTGCACCTGCAGCAGTCCGTGGACATCACCGACGTGAAGACGGCCAGTATCGACGAGCTTACCGAGCTGCTCACGCGGCGCGTCGGCAAGGGCCGCCTGCAGGCGCGCATGGACCGCGAGCGCGACGAGGGCGACGTGTTCAGCGTGTGCCTGTTCGACATCAACCGTCTTAAGGAGATCAACGACCGGTTCGGACATGCCGAGGGCGACGTGGTGCTGCGGGCTGCGGCCGACGCGGCGCGCAGCCAGCTCTCGGGCGAAGAGTTCGCCTTCCGCCTCTCGGGCGACGAGTTCGTCTGCGTGGTGGAGGGCGATGCCGCCGAGGCGCGCGGCAAGATGGAGCGTGCCGACGACCTGCTCTCGGGCCGCGTGAAGGGCGATCTAAGGGAGACGGGCTTCTGCTTCGGCATCGTGGAGGTGCAGGGGAGCGACGTCGCCGAGGTCAACGAGGTGCTCACCATGGCCGACGAGCGCATGTACGAGCAGAAGCGCCGCCTGCACATCGGGCGCAGCGAGGCGCGTGCGCAGGAGGCGCTGGAGCGCAACAGCGTCCTGACCGACGAGGACGTGGGCGCGTTCGCGTTCGATGTGGACTTGCTGTACGACGCCCTGGTGGACAGCACCGACGACTACCTCTACGTATGCAACATGAAGACGGGCGTGTTCCGCTACCCGCAGGCCATGGTGGAGGAGTTCGGCCTGCCGGCGCAGGTGGTGGCCGATGCGGCGGCCGTATGGGGCTCGCACGTGCATCCCGATGACCGCCAGGCATTCCTCGAGTCCAACCAGGACATCGTCGACGGGCGCACGACGCGGCACTGCGTGGAGTACCGGGCCCTCAACCGTGCGGGCGAGTACGTGTGGCTGCGCTGCCGCGGCATGCTCATGCACGACGGCGACGGCGAGCCCAGCCTGTTCGCGGGCTTCATCACCAACCTGGAGAAGAAGAACAAGGTGGACCACCTCACCGGGCTGTTCAACAAATTCGAATTCGAGGACGTGGTGCGCCGCGCCTTGGAGGCGCGCCCTGACGAGCGGCTGGGCCTCATGGTGCTGGGGATCGACGATTTGCGCCACATCAACGACCGTTACGACCGCGGCTTCGGCGACGACGTCATCCGCATCATCGCGCATCGCATCCAGAGCGCGCTCGTAGGGCGTGCGTATGTGTACCGCTTGGACGGCGACGAGTTCGCGGTTGTGGCGCGCGGCGACGACGCCGCCACGCTGCCCGACGTGTACCAGGCGCTGCACCAGTCCTTCCGCCGCCAGCAGACGCACGAGGGCAAGAAGTTCTACTGCACGCTCTCGGCCGGCTGCGCCCAGTACCCGGCGGATGCGGAAACCTACGAGGACCTGGTGAAGTTCGCGAACTACGCGTTGGAGTACGCCAAGGCGCACGGCAAGAAGCGCCGCGTGCCGTTCTCGCCCAGCATCCTGGCGGAGCGCTCGCGCACGCTGGAGCTGGTGGAGCGCCTGCGCGACAGCATCGAGCACGATTTCGAGGGCTTCCGGCTGGTGTTCCAACCGCAGGTAAACGCCGCGGACGGGCGCGTGATCGGCGCCGAGGCGCTGGCACGCTGGAGTTGCGACGCCTGCGGGGAGGTGCCGCCGTTGGAGTTCATCCCGCTGCTGGAGGAGAGCGGCCTCATCGTGCCGTTCGGCGCCTGGGTGCTGCGCCGCGCCATGGAGACGGCCGCGCGGTGGCGCGCCTGGAACCCCGACTTCGTCATGAGCGTGAACCTGTCGTACCGCCAGCTCGACGAGGCCAAGCTCGTGCCGAGCATCGCCGAGGCGCTGGCGACCACGGGCCTGCCGCCGGCGAACCTGGTGGTGGAGATGACCGAGAGCTGCTTCGCCAGCAGCAGCGAGGCGGCTCAGAAGCTGTTCGCCGGCGTGCGGGCGCTGGGCGTGCGCATCGCCATGGACGACTTCGGCACGGGCTATGCGGCGCTGGGCATGCTGAAGCAGTCGCCGGCCGACATCGTGAAGATCGACCGCACGTTCGTGCGCGACATCCGCGACAGCACGTTCGACGCCACGTTCATCCGGTTCGTGGTGGAGCTGTGCCATGACGTGGGCATCCGCGTGTGCCTGGAGGGCGTGGAGGTGCCGGAGGAGTACGAGGCCGTGAGCGGCATGGGCCTGGACAGCATCCAGGGCTTCCTGTTCGGCCGTCCCTGCCCTCCGGACGAGTTCGAGCGGAAGTTCCTGGGGAAGGAGTAG
- a CDS encoding Maf family protein, with protein sequence MDNEQNTHEAAACGAEAAASGGEPVPDIILASGSPRRKQLLEDAGIAFSVRVSEVDETLEPDLLADPPEAAKKLAERKAGAVVQEVLSENYLGMAAVLGADTMVVLDGEIFGKPVSLSDAKRMLRRLSGRTHEVITAVSLWMVAAPAIEDISVGFRTFVDRSAVTFRCLTDEEIADYLRKGESFDKAGAYAVQGEGASLVERVDGSLDSVIGLPVGRLLDEFPDLFAAR encoded by the coding sequence ATGGATAACGAACAGAACACCCACGAGGCGGCCGCGTGCGGCGCGGAGGCCGCCGCTTCCGGCGGGGAGCCCGTCCCCGACATCATCCTGGCCAGCGGCTCGCCGCGGCGCAAGCAGCTGTTGGAGGACGCCGGCATCGCGTTCTCCGTGCGCGTGTCCGAGGTCGACGAGACCTTGGAGCCCGACCTTTTGGCCGACCCGCCCGAGGCGGCGAAGAAGCTGGCCGAGCGCAAGGCCGGCGCCGTGGTGCAGGAGGTGCTGTCGGAGAACTACCTGGGCATGGCGGCCGTGCTGGGAGCCGACACCATGGTCGTGCTCGACGGCGAGATATTCGGAAAGCCCGTAAGCCTCTCGGATGCCAAGCGCATGCTGCGCCGCCTGTCCGGGCGCACCCACGAGGTGATCACGGCCGTGTCGCTGTGGATGGTGGCCGCTCCTGCGATCGAGGACATCTCCGTGGGCTTCCGCACGTTCGTCGACCGTTCCGCCGTCACGTTCCGCTGCCTCACCGACGAGGAGATCGCCGACTACCTGCGGAAGGGCGAGTCGTTCGACAAGGCGGGCGCCTACGCCGTGCAAGGGGAGGGGGCGAGCCTCGTAGAGCGCGTCGACGGCTCCTTGGACTCGGTTATCGGCCTGCCCGTCGGCCGCCTGCTGGACGAGTTCCCGGACCTGTTCGCCGCGCGCTGA
- the tilS gene encoding tRNA lysidine(34) synthetase TilS — protein MSAPTAIDRMRSTLAERVLAGPDTPALLMVSGGSDSTALAYLAAELHEAGELGPLAMLHVNHRLRGEAADADARFVAQLAKLLDIPLFSCEIDIAREAELTGENVEAVARRERYLAANEALESLCRHAAAPLVDGRIVTAHTADDRVESFYMRSIVGTGPGGFRAMRYRNGPVVRPLLDASRNDLRAYLVERERAEEPVAVDAEGSLWREDATNAHTDRFRAYVRHEIVPRAKERNPQLLDVLCRSMNLIADEDDMLEAQAEALANRHAAWIEQSEALGIDHGAGCVLAPALGAEPRPLQRRAVLRVLGLVLGAEARVEAASVEAVLAAYDGAGAPRGGYVANIQGDLAVSANKRGVRVEPMAAFRARRKRG, from the coding sequence ATGTCCGCGCCAACCGCCATCGACCGCATGCGGTCCACCCTTGCCGAGCGCGTCCTCGCCGGTCCGGACACGCCGGCGCTGCTCATGGTGTCGGGCGGGTCGGACTCCACGGCGCTCGCGTACCTGGCCGCCGAGTTGCACGAGGCCGGGGAGCTGGGACCGCTGGCCATGCTGCACGTGAACCACCGGCTGCGCGGCGAAGCCGCCGATGCCGACGCGCGCTTCGTGGCGCAGCTGGCCAAGCTGCTGGACATCCCTCTGTTCTCGTGCGAGATCGACATCGCGCGCGAGGCCGAGCTCACGGGCGAGAACGTGGAGGCCGTGGCACGCCGCGAGCGCTACTTGGCGGCGAACGAGGCGCTGGAGAGCCTGTGCCGCCATGCGGCCGCGCCGCTGGTCGACGGCCGCATCGTCACGGCCCATACGGCCGATGACCGGGTGGAGAGCTTCTACATGCGCTCCATCGTGGGCACGGGGCCGGGCGGCTTCCGCGCCATGCGGTACCGCAACGGGCCGGTCGTGCGCCCGCTGCTGGATGCGAGCCGGAACGATCTGCGAGCTTACCTGGTCGAACGGGAGCGGGCGGAAGAGCCGGTGGCCGTGGATGCGGAGGGGAGCCTCTGGCGCGAGGATGCCACGAACGCCCACACGGACCGGTTCCGCGCCTACGTGCGCCACGAGATCGTGCCCCGGGCCAAGGAGCGCAACCCGCAGCTGCTCGACGTTCTGTGCCGCAGCATGAACCTCATCGCCGACGAGGACGACATGCTGGAGGCGCAGGCCGAGGCGCTTGCGAACCGCCATGCGGCGTGGATCGAGCAGTCGGAGGCCCTGGGAATCGACCATGGCGCCGGCTGCGTGCTGGCCCCCGCGCTGGGCGCCGAGCCGCGCCCGCTGCAGCGCCGCGCCGTCCTGCGCGTGCTGGGCCTCGTGCTGGGCGCCGAGGCGCGCGTGGAGGCGGCGTCGGTCGAGGCCGTGCTGGCCGCCTACGACGGCGCCGGCGCTCCCCGCGGCGGCTACGTGGCGAACATCCAGGGAGACCTGGCCGTCAGCGCCAACAAGCGCGGCGTGCGCGTCGAGCCCATGGCCGCGTTCCGCGCACGCCGCAAGCGAGGGTGA
- the cysK gene encoding cysteine synthase A translates to MADHISELIGETPLVLLDALSQETGLRVLAKYEAANPGASIKDRAARSMIDRAEERGEIAPGRTVLVEPTSGNTGVAVAMIGAARGYEVVIAMPESMSRERRALMAAYGARLELTPAAAGMAGAVARAEEIAREVPGAWIVGQFTNPDNPRAHEETTGPEIVRQLGGFPDYVVAGVGTGGTLSGVAHYLRAQGAPTKFYAVEPAESPLVSQALAGEELAPASHGIQGIGANFIPATLDLDALDGALAVSVDDALAAARDLASREGLLVGISSGANAAAVLRLAAERPEARGATVVTFAVDTGERYLSTPLFA, encoded by the coding sequence ATGGCAGACCATATTTCAGAGCTCATCGGCGAGACCCCGCTCGTGCTGCTGGACGCGCTCTCGCAGGAGACGGGCCTTCGCGTGCTCGCCAAGTACGAGGCGGCGAACCCCGGCGCGTCTATCAAGGACCGCGCGGCCCGCTCGATGATCGACCGCGCCGAGGAGCGGGGCGAGATCGCGCCGGGCCGCACGGTGCTCGTGGAGCCCACGAGCGGGAACACCGGCGTGGCCGTGGCCATGATCGGCGCCGCGCGCGGCTACGAGGTGGTCATCGCCATGCCCGAGTCCATGAGCCGCGAGCGGCGCGCGCTCATGGCGGCCTACGGGGCGCGGCTGGAGCTCACGCCGGCGGCGGCGGGCATGGCCGGCGCCGTGGCGCGCGCCGAGGAGATAGCGCGCGAGGTGCCGGGCGCATGGATCGTCGGCCAGTTCACGAACCCGGACAACCCCCGCGCCCACGAGGAGACCACCGGGCCCGAGATCGTGCGGCAGCTGGGCGGCTTCCCCGACTACGTGGTGGCCGGCGTGGGCACCGGCGGCACGCTGTCGGGCGTGGCGCACTACCTGCGCGCGCAGGGCGCTCCCACGAAGTTCTACGCCGTGGAGCCGGCGGAGAGCCCGCTCGTGTCGCAAGCGCTGGCCGGCGAGGAGCTGGCGCCCGCGTCCCACGGCATTCAGGGCATCGGCGCGAACTTCATCCCCGCCACGCTCGATTTGGACGCGTTGGACGGCGCGCTGGCAGTCTCGGTCGACGACGCGCTGGCCGCCGCGCGCGACCTGGCGTCCCGCGAGGGCCTGCTCGTGGGCATCTCGTCGGGCGCGAACGCCGCCGCCGTGCTGAGGCTCGCGGCCGAGCGCCCTGAGGCGCGCGGCGCGACCGTGGTCACGTTCGCGGTGGATACGGGCGAGCGCTACCTGTCCACCCCGCTGTTCGCGTAA
- a CDS encoding dimethylarginine dimethylaminohydrolase family protein — MTKFTNVIVRRPAKSMVEGITSAPELGKPDYELACKQHDDYIAALKDCGVEVTVLPALEQFPDSCFVEDPAVITRCGAIITNPGAASRNGEKDEIEPAVRQFFDDSRVKHIESPGTLDGGDVMMVGDHFYVGRSARTNEEGIRQFFEILEGWGLEGSEVPLEHVLHLKTGVNYLEDGNMLVSGEFVTKPDFEQYHRIEIPEDEAYAANCIWVNGTVIVPEGYPTVLKAVQDAGYETITVDTSEYRKLDGGLSCLSLRF; from the coding sequence ATGACCAAGTTCACCAACGTTATCGTCCGCCGCCCGGCCAAGAGCATGGTGGAGGGCATCACGTCGGCACCCGAGCTGGGCAAGCCGGACTACGAGCTGGCATGCAAGCAGCATGACGACTACATCGCGGCCCTGAAGGACTGCGGCGTGGAAGTGACGGTGCTGCCTGCGCTCGAGCAGTTCCCCGACTCCTGCTTCGTGGAGGACCCGGCCGTCATCACGCGCTGCGGCGCCATCATCACGAACCCAGGCGCGGCCAGCCGCAACGGCGAGAAGGACGAGATAGAGCCCGCCGTGCGCCAGTTCTTCGACGACAGCCGCGTGAAGCACATCGAAAGCCCCGGCACGCTCGACGGCGGCGACGTGATGATGGTGGGCGACCACTTCTACGTGGGGCGCTCCGCCCGCACGAACGAGGAGGGCATACGCCAGTTCTTCGAGATCCTGGAGGGCTGGGGCCTCGAGGGCTCCGAGGTGCCGCTGGAGCACGTGCTGCACCTGAAGACCGGCGTGAACTACCTGGAGGACGGCAACATGCTGGTGTCCGGCGAGTTCGTGACCAAGCCGGACTTCGAGCAGTACCACCGCATCGAGATCCCCGAGGACGAGGCCTATGCCGCCAACTGCATCTGGGTTAACGGCACCGTCATAGTGCCCGAGGGCTACCCCACCGTGTTGAAGGCCGTGCAAGACGCCGGCTACGAGACCATCACCGTGGACACGAGCGAGTACCGCAAGCTCGACGGGGGCTTGAGCTGCCTGAGCCTGCGCTTCTAA
- the rlmD gene encoding 23S rRNA (uracil(1939)-C(5))-methyltransferase RlmD yields MTKRLQDAHALHGPDRPRKGSEGAGAGTPVCPHAQTCGACQHVNEPYAAQLARKDARVAELFGGFEGAELRPILGMDDPFRYRNKVVSPYAPGKKLPGAAPGGRAEKGKGSRGDRAREARGRRTAGRARHEILCGMYAAHSHRIVPTDGCLVENEQAKQIILAIRSLMPRFGIEPYREDAHSGFLRHAVVRVGHTSGEMLVTLVTNGREFPGSRAFCRELVKRCAGITTIVQNVNERQTNVILGEREQVLYGPGFILDQLCGLSFRISSQSFYQVNAVQTEVLYRQAVELAHLAGAERVVDAYCGTGTIGLVAAKHGAARVVGVDSVASAIRDARENARHNGVENARFVVGDAGAFMREAAADGEQVDVVLMDPPRAGSSEEFLESLAGCAPARVVYISCNPETQARDVRQLERRGYRLRTLQPVDMFPHTDHIETIALLEREGGR; encoded by the coding sequence ATGACGAAACGGTTGCAAGACGCGCACGCCCTCCACGGTCCCGACCGCCCTCGGAAGGGCTCCGAGGGCGCCGGCGCAGGGACGCCCGTCTGCCCCCATGCCCAAACGTGCGGCGCCTGCCAGCACGTGAACGAGCCCTATGCGGCCCAGCTCGCGCGCAAGGATGCGCGCGTGGCCGAGCTGTTCGGCGGCTTCGAGGGCGCCGAGCTGCGGCCTATCTTGGGCATGGACGACCCGTTCCGCTACCGCAACAAGGTGGTCTCGCCGTATGCGCCGGGCAAGAAGCTGCCGGGTGCCGCGCCGGGTGGAAGGGCCGAGAAGGGCAAGGGCTCGCGCGGCGACCGTGCCCGCGAGGCGCGCGGCCGCCGCACGGCGGGCCGGGCGCGCCATGAGATACTCTGCGGCATGTACGCCGCCCACTCCCACCGCATCGTGCCGACCGATGGGTGCCTCGTGGAGAACGAGCAGGCCAAGCAGATTATCCTGGCCATCCGTTCCCTCATGCCCCGCTTCGGCATCGAGCCCTACCGCGAGGATGCGCACAGCGGCTTTCTGCGCCACGCCGTGGTGCGCGTGGGGCATACGAGCGGCGAGATGCTGGTGACGCTGGTGACGAACGGCCGGGAGTTCCCCGGCTCGCGCGCGTTCTGCCGCGAGCTGGTTAAGCGCTGCGCCGGCATCACCACCATCGTGCAGAACGTGAACGAGCGCCAGACGAACGTGATCCTGGGCGAGCGCGAGCAGGTGCTGTACGGGCCCGGGTTCATCCTGGACCAGCTGTGCGGCTTGAGCTTCCGTATCTCGTCGCAGTCGTTCTACCAGGTGAACGCCGTGCAGACCGAGGTGCTGTACCGGCAGGCCGTGGAGTTGGCGCACCTTGCCGGCGCCGAGCGCGTGGTGGACGCGTACTGCGGCACGGGCACCATCGGCCTCGTGGCCGCCAAGCACGGGGCGGCTCGGGTGGTGGGCGTGGACTCCGTGGCTTCGGCCATCCGCGACGCGCGCGAGAACGCGCGGCACAACGGCGTGGAGAACGCCCGGTTCGTCGTGGGCGACGCGGGCGCTTTCATGCGCGAAGCCGCCGCCGATGGCGAGCAAGTGGACGTGGTGCTCATGGATCCGCCGCGCGCGGGCTCGAGCGAGGAGTTCCTGGAATCGTTGGCTGGGTGCGCGCCCGCGCGCGTGGTGTACATCTCCTGCAACCCGGAGACGCAGGCGCGCGACGTGCGGCAGCTGGAGCGCCGCGGCTACCGCCTGCGCACGCTGCAGCCGGTGGACATGTTCCCCCACACGGACCACATCGAGACGATCGCGCTGCTGGAGCGCGAAGGAGGGCGATAG
- the ftsH gene encoding ATP-dependent zinc metalloprotease FtsH — MAQDNKNSNKKSQFQQPSPRTTIISVVLFLIVAFFVGQQFMNMSSTTQTDSLITSEFVQAVEQDRVTKVVYDAGGHTVSGSYYPAVTAGSTAANAFNDAFQALNARMATLKNPDTGKALGGVGTTDVNAATLGDEHNFTSTYVGQDSLGELMAAHPNIPYQVNLPSGFMDLLITLLPIIAIGALLFFFFNSMQKANNSQMSFGKAKTKKSIEERPDVKFSDVAGVDEAVEEMQEIKDFLANPAKYQSMGAKIPCGCLLVGPPGTGKTLLARAVAGEAGVPFFSISGSDFVEMFVGVGASRVRDLFQQAKDASPAIIFIDEIDAVGRQRGTGLGGGHDEREQTLNQLLVEMDGFESNDSVVLIAATNRADVLDPALLRPGRFDRQIVVDAPDVKGREKILQVHSKDKPIGSDVDLAKVAKLTPGFTGADLANLMNESALLTARRGKKIITQREVSESMERVIAGPERKGRVLDEQTKHTIAYHESGHALVGHLLPHADPVHKISIISRGRALGYTLSIPKEDKVLNSLGEMRDELAVFMGGRVAEEIFCDDITTGASNDLERATKMARAIVTQYGMSAELGTQVFGQPNHEVFLGRDYGNTQDYSEETAKRIDDEVARIMKDAHDRAYEILVSHREQMDLMASVLLERETVEGEACLALLDNTWDDYLKHEGEINARKEAEEQAARERDAKLADPNWKEEPVEPGDQDPNPPFREPSDEDDGAAAGAQASGTTAPAAPADGSKSFLDEMEKGFREMMGDGKGAPQDGKPADRTDDEKGDGERK, encoded by the coding sequence ATGGCACAGGATAACAAGAACAGCAACAAGAAGTCGCAATTCCAGCAGCCAAGTCCGCGGACGACCATCATATCGGTCGTCCTGTTCCTGATCGTGGCCTTCTTCGTGGGCCAGCAGTTCATGAACATGTCCAGCACCACGCAGACCGACAGCCTCATCACGTCGGAATTCGTGCAGGCCGTGGAGCAGGACCGCGTGACGAAGGTGGTGTACGACGCCGGCGGCCACACCGTTTCCGGCTCGTACTACCCGGCCGTCACGGCCGGCTCGACGGCGGCCAACGCGTTCAACGACGCGTTCCAAGCGCTCAACGCGCGCATGGCCACGCTCAAGAACCCCGACACCGGCAAGGCGCTGGGCGGCGTGGGCACCACCGACGTCAACGCGGCCACGCTGGGCGACGAACACAACTTCACGTCCACCTACGTGGGCCAGGACTCGCTCGGCGAGCTCATGGCCGCGCACCCGAACATCCCCTACCAGGTGAACCTGCCGTCCGGCTTCATGGACCTGCTCATCACGCTGCTGCCCATCATCGCCATCGGCGCGCTGCTGTTCTTCTTCTTCAACTCCATGCAGAAGGCGAACAACTCGCAGATGTCGTTCGGCAAGGCCAAGACGAAGAAGTCCATCGAGGAGCGTCCCGACGTGAAGTTCTCCGACGTGGCCGGTGTGGACGAGGCCGTGGAGGAGATGCAGGAGATCAAGGACTTCCTGGCGAACCCAGCGAAGTATCAGTCCATGGGCGCGAAGATCCCGTGCGGCTGCCTGCTGGTGGGCCCTCCGGGCACCGGCAAGACGCTGCTCGCGCGCGCCGTCGCCGGCGAGGCGGGCGTGCCGTTCTTCAGCATCTCGGGCTCCGACTTCGTGGAGATGTTCGTGGGCGTGGGCGCGTCCCGCGTGCGCGACCTGTTCCAGCAGGCCAAGGACGCGAGCCCGGCCATCATCTTCATCGACGAGATCGACGCGGTGGGCCGCCAGCGCGGCACGGGCCTCGGCGGCGGGCACGACGAGCGCGAGCAGACGCTGAACCAGCTGCTCGTGGAGATGGACGGCTTCGAGAGCAACGATTCGGTCGTGCTCATCGCCGCCACGAACCGCGCCGACGTGCTGGATCCCGCCCTGCTGCGTCCCGGCCGCTTCGACCGCCAGATCGTGGTGGACGCGCCCGACGTGAAGGGCCGCGAGAAGATCTTGCAGGTGCACTCGAAGGACAAGCCCATCGGCAGCGACGTGGACCTGGCGAAGGTGGCCAAGCTCACGCCGGGCTTCACGGGCGCCGACCTGGCGAACCTCATGAACGAGTCGGCGCTGCTCACGGCGCGCCGCGGCAAGAAGATCATCACGCAGCGCGAGGTGAGCGAGTCCATGGAACGCGTCATTGCCGGCCCGGAGCGCAAGGGCCGCGTGCTCGACGAGCAGACGAAGCACACCATCGCCTACCACGAGAGCGGCCACGCCCTGGTGGGGCACCTGCTGCCGCATGCCGACCCGGTGCACAAGATCAGCATCATCTCGCGCGGCCGGGCGCTCGGCTACACGCTGTCCATCCCCAAGGAGGACAAGGTGCTCAACTCGCTCGGCGAGATGCGCGACGAGCTGGCCGTGTTCATGGGCGGCCGCGTGGCGGAGGAGATCTTCTGCGACGACATCACCACGGGTGCCAGCAACGACCTCGAGCGCGCCACGAAGATGGCCCGCGCCATCGTCACCCAGTACGGCATGAGCGCCGAGCTGGGCACGCAGGTGTTCGGCCAGCCGAACCACGAGGTGTTCCTGGGCCGCGACTACGGCAACACGCAGGACTACTCGGAGGAGACGGCCAAGCGCATCGACGACGAGGTGGCCCGTATCATGAAGGACGCGCACGACCGCGCCTACGAGATCCTCGTGAGCCATCGCGAGCAGATGGACCTCATGGCCAGCGTGCTCTTGGAGCGCGAGACGGTGGAGGGCGAGGCGTGCCTGGCGCTGCTCGACAACACGTGGGACGACTACCTGAAGCACGAGGGAGAGATCAACGCCCGCAAGGAGGCCGAGGAGCAGGCGGCGCGCGAGCGCGATGCCAAGCTGGCCGACCCGAACTGGAAAGAGGAGCCGGTGGAGCCGGGCGACCAGGATCCGAACCCGCCGTTCCGCGAGCCCTCGGACGAGGATGATGGGGCTGCAGCCGGCGCGCAGGCATCGGGCACAACGGCCCCTGCTGCGCCCGCCGACGGCTCTAAGAGCTTCCTCGACGAGATGGAGAAGGGCTT